One genomic segment of Rubeoparvulum massiliense includes these proteins:
- a CDS encoding adenosylcobalamin-dependent ribonucleoside-diphosphate reductase, whose translation MDAAKYQLEGLSEKIFLDRYAMKDLDAENLHVGDTVIALTKDDPKFPKKEVGEILDKEEGFVHVQLRSGEVIKVKKEHCMKPLETNPVQMWDRLARAIAAVEKPEKQEEWTEKFRYLLEDWKLVPGGRIAAGAGASDELTLFNCYVIPSPKDSRGGIMATLSEMTEIMSRGGGVGINLSSLRPRRSLVRGVNGSSSGSVSWGGLFSYTTGLIEQGGSRRGALMLMLNDWHPDLLEFIRVKQDNTQITNANLSVAISDAFMQAVKEDQEWDLLFPDTSDPEYDELWDGDLNKWKEQGKKVVVYKTVKARHIWHQIIESAWKSAEPGVVFLEYYNKMSNSWYFNPIISTNPCAEQGLPAWGVCNLSSINLAKFVKDGEVEWDKLGEVVRLSVRFLDNVIDATPYHFEENYKNQMNERRVGLGSMGLAEMLIQLKIRYGSPESLEFLDKLYGFIAKEAYLASTEIAEEKGSFKAFDVDKYLQSGFIQGMDAEVHEAIRTKGIRNVTLLTQAPTGSTGTMVGTSTGIEPYYAFEYFRQSRLGLDKQYVPIMKNWLDEHPDEEVPDYFVTAMDLSADDHIRVQASIQRWVDSSISKTANAPADFTVEETKALYEYAYDLGCKGVTIYRDGSRDEQVLLTSKDTKDEKKQEVKQEENGKEYRRRPKVLQGATYKMVTPLGKAYITINDVEGKPFEVIVNVGKAGSDVFAMAEALGRVSTLFLRFGELPNGNKSHLLIKHLKGIGGSGAVGFGPNRVESVADAVAKALEFHIHGGEEEMRHNHAYEEETATLQPAEHDEFLDLDDDLPESFDLCPECGSASLINEEGCKHCANCGYSRC comes from the coding sequence ATGGACGCAGCGAAGTACCAGTTGGAAGGTCTTAGTGAAAAGATCTTTTTGGATCGTTATGCCATGAAGGATTTGGACGCAGAGAATCTACATGTAGGGGATACGGTCATTGCTTTAACCAAGGACGACCCCAAATTTCCAAAGAAAGAAGTTGGAGAGATTCTCGATAAAGAAGAGGGCTTTGTTCATGTTCAATTACGGAGTGGTGAAGTGATCAAGGTGAAGAAAGAGCATTGTATGAAGCCATTAGAGACCAATCCAGTTCAAATGTGGGATCGTTTGGCTCGTGCCATTGCTGCAGTGGAGAAGCCAGAGAAGCAGGAAGAGTGGACCGAGAAGTTCCGCTATCTGCTAGAAGATTGGAAGTTGGTTCCTGGCGGCCGTATTGCTGCAGGTGCAGGAGCTAGTGATGAATTGACACTCTTTAACTGTTATGTCATCCCTTCACCGAAGGATAGCCGTGGTGGAATTATGGCCACACTTTCTGAAATGACAGAGATTATGTCCCGTGGCGGTGGTGTAGGAATTAACCTAAGCTCATTACGTCCACGCCGTTCCCTTGTACGAGGTGTGAATGGTTCCTCAAGCGGTTCAGTCTCTTGGGGAGGACTCTTTAGTTATACCACCGGTTTAATCGAGCAAGGTGGCTCTCGTCGCGGTGCCTTGATGTTGATGTTGAATGACTGGCACCCTGATCTACTAGAATTCATCCGGGTAAAACAAGATAATACACAGATCACCAATGCCAACCTTTCCGTTGCCATCAGTGATGCCTTCATGCAAGCAGTGAAGGAGGATCAGGAATGGGATCTTCTCTTCCCCGACACCTCTGATCCTGAATATGATGAGCTCTGGGATGGCGACCTCAATAAATGGAAGGAACAAGGCAAAAAGGTCGTCGTTTATAAAACCGTGAAAGCCCGCCATATCTGGCATCAGATTATTGAATCAGCCTGGAAATCAGCCGAGCCTGGTGTTGTTTTCCTTGAATACTACAATAAAATGTCCAATAGCTGGTATTTTAATCCCATCATCTCCACCAATCCCTGTGCAGAGCAAGGCTTACCTGCTTGGGGTGTCTGCAATCTTTCTTCCATAAATTTAGCCAAATTCGTCAAGGATGGCGAGGTAGAGTGGGACAAGCTTGGAGAAGTGGTACGCCTATCTGTCCGCTTCTTGGATAATGTCATCGATGCTACCCCTTACCATTTTGAAGAGAATTATAAGAATCAAATGAATGAGCGTCGTGTTGGTCTTGGGAGTATGGGCCTTGCCGAAATGCTAATCCAATTGAAGATCCGCTATGGAAGTCCAGAATCCTTAGAGTTTCTTGATAAGCTCTATGGTTTCATTGCGAAGGAAGCCTACCTTGCCTCTACAGAGATTGCTGAAGAGAAGGGCTCTTTTAAGGCTTTTGACGTGGATAAATATTTACAAAGTGGATTCATACAAGGGATGGATGCAGAAGTGCATGAAGCCATTCGTACGAAGGGAATCCGTAATGTAACCTTGTTAACCCAAGCACCAACAGGTTCCACCGGGACGATGGTTGGTACTTCAACAGGGATTGAACCTTACTACGCCTTCGAATATTTCCGCCAAAGCCGTCTTGGCTTGGACAAGCAGTATGTGCCCATCATGAAAAATTGGCTGGATGAGCATCCTGATGAGGAGGTACCCGATTACTTCGTTACTGCCATGGATCTCTCTGCGGATGATCATATTCGCGTCCAAGCATCGATTCAACGTTGGGTGGATTCCTCCATTAGTAAAACAGCCAATGCACCTGCTGATTTTACCGTGGAAGAAACAAAAGCACTCTATGAATATGCCTATGATCTCGGCTGTAAGGGTGTAACCATCTATCGTGATGGTAGCCGTGACGAACAAGTATTATTGACCAGTAAGGATACCAAGGATGAGAAGAAACAGGAAGTGAAGCAAGAGGAGAATGGGAAAGAGTACCGCCGTCGTCCTAAAGTGCTCCAGGGTGCTACCTATAAGATGGTAACGCCATTGGGGAAAGCCTATATCACCATCAATGATGTTGAAGGCAAGCCCTTTGAAGTAATCGTCAATGTTGGAAAGGCTGGTAGTGACGTATTTGCCATGGCAGAGGCCCTTGGACGGGTTTCCACGCTCTTCCTTCGCTTTGGTGAACTGCCTAATGGTAATAAGTCTCATCTTCTGATTAAGCACCTTAAGGGAATTGGTGGCTCAGGCGCTGTAGGCTTTGGTCCTAATCGTGTTGAATCTGTGGCTGATGCAGTGGCGAAGGCGTTAGAATTCCATATCCATGGCGGTGAAGAGGAGATGAGGCATAATCATGCATATGAAGAAGAGACAGCTACCCTCCAGCCAGCAGAGCATGATGAATTTTTAGATCTGGATGATGACCTACCAGAAAGCTTCGACCTCTGTCCAGAGTGCGGCTCCGCATCCCTCATCAATGAAGAAGGTTGTAAGCACTGCGCTAATTGTGGCTATTCAAGATGCTAA
- a CDS encoding metal ABC transporter permease, with translation MSHDLWVILIGSLVAGSCGLIGSLMVLRKLSMVGDAISHAVLPGIVIAFLFSNSMSTPVMVLGAAVFGLLATIFIQGMEHLGIQTEAAIGISFTALFAMGVVLLSLFADSVHLDLQHVLYGEIAYEPYYLITLGGITLPKAVWVMGSVFLITLFLIFLFYKELKITSFDPLLASSLGIPVLFFHYLAMGLVSLNTVAAFESVGAILVVAMLIVPGAIAYLWTNRFHRMLVLSVFFGVLSAVSGYWLAALFDVSIAGMMSVSAALLFIFSFCFSPNQGIFIRYLLRKRIRESAN, from the coding sequence TTGAGTCATGATCTTTGGGTGATTTTGATTGGTTCTCTCGTAGCCGGCTCCTGTGGATTGATCGGGAGTCTGATGGTCTTGCGGAAGCTCTCCATGGTTGGTGATGCCATCAGCCATGCGGTCTTACCAGGGATTGTCATCGCCTTTCTCTTTAGTAATAGCATGTCTACACCAGTGATGGTGTTGGGAGCAGCAGTATTTGGCTTGCTTGCAACCATCTTTATTCAAGGGATGGAGCATCTCGGGATCCAAACGGAAGCGGCTATTGGAATTAGCTTTACAGCTCTCTTTGCCATGGGAGTGGTTCTGCTATCGCTCTTTGCCGATAGTGTTCATCTTGATTTACAGCATGTTCTCTATGGCGAGATTGCCTATGAACCTTACTATCTTATCACTTTAGGAGGGATTACATTACCGAAGGCGGTTTGGGTCATGGGAAGCGTGTTTCTCATTACCCTATTTCTAATCTTCCTATTTTATAAGGAGTTGAAGATCACCTCATTCGATCCATTACTGGCAAGTTCTCTAGGGATTCCCGTACTTTTCTTTCATTATCTAGCCATGGGTTTAGTCTCCCTCAATACGGTGGCTGCCTTTGAGAGTGTAGGGGCGATCCTCGTCGTTGCTATGTTGATTGTTCCTGGGGCCATCGCCTACCTATGGACCAATCGTTTTCATAGGATGCTCGTATTGAGTGTGTTCTTCGGTGTATTATCTGCAGTCTCAGGTTATTGGTTAGCTGCTTTGTTTGATGTGAGCATCGCAGGAATGATGAGCGTATCTGCTGCTCTTCTCTTCATCTTCAGCTTTTGTTTTTCACCGAACCAAGGGATCTTTATTCGCTATTTACTACGGAAACGTATACGTGAAAGCGCCAATTAA
- a CDS encoding metal ABC transporter permease, with protein sequence MWDTWIHLIQQPNFQWVMMACLLLGISSGVMGSFAYLRRYSLIGDVMAHATLPGIVIAFMLTGSKSLGWLLLGAAVAAWLSSTCITIITKYSRIKQDAALGIVLTSFYGLGIVLLTRVAHSGSGNQSGLDAFLFGKAASLVKEDVMWMGSIALFVITLTFLFFKELKVISFDREFATGLGYPVVLIEQMMMWLIVLTVVIGLQAVGVVLMSALLIIPAVAARYWTERLDVMVILAGLFGGLSGLLGTFLSALTPRMPTGPVIVLMAVGIFVISLLFAPQRGLLMEKLRKLRIKQAYVEERMERKEARMIES encoded by the coding sequence ATGTGGGACACATGGATTCACTTGATTCAACAGCCCAATTTTCAATGGGTGATGATGGCTTGTCTCTTGCTTGGAATTAGCAGTGGCGTAATGGGAAGCTTTGCTTATCTCCGACGTTATTCATTAATCGGTGATGTGATGGCCCATGCCACACTGCCTGGGATCGTCATCGCCTTTATGCTAACTGGGAGTAAGAGCTTAGGATGGCTCTTGCTAGGCGCTGCTGTTGCTGCATGGTTAAGCTCAACTTGTATTACAATCATCACGAAATACTCACGGATTAAGCAAGATGCAGCTCTAGGGATTGTGTTGACCTCCTTTTATGGCTTGGGAATTGTGCTCTTAACACGGGTGGCTCACTCTGGATCAGGAAATCAGAGCGGTTTAGATGCATTTCTCTTTGGTAAGGCGGCATCCTTGGTTAAAGAGGATGTGATGTGGATGGGTAGTATCGCTCTCTTTGTCATCACCCTTACATTTCTTTTCTTTAAAGAACTGAAGGTGATTAGCTTTGATCGAGAGTTTGCCACCGGATTAGGCTATCCTGTGGTCTTGATTGAGCAGATGATGATGTGGCTCATCGTTTTGACGGTGGTGATTGGCCTTCAAGCTGTAGGGGTGGTCCTCATGTCAGCTCTTCTCATCATTCCTGCTGTGGCCGCTCGTTACTGGACAGAACGTTTGGATGTGATGGTCATCTTAGCTGGACTTTTTGGTGGTCTCTCTGGTTTATTGGGTACTTTTCTAAGTGCATTGACACCACGGATGCCCACGGGGCCTGTGATTGTATTAATGGCAGTCGGTATTTTTGTCATCAGTCTGCTCTTCGCCCCACAACGAGGCCTCTTGATGGAAAAGCTACGTAAACTACGGATTAAGCAGGCCTATGTGGAAGAACGGATGGAAAGGAAGGAGGCGAGGATGATTGAGTCATGA
- a CDS encoding metal ABC transporter ATP-binding protein, translating to MESSKEPILDVLDMSIAYHKQRVVEEVSFQIPPGKLVGIIGPNGAGKSTLIKGILEFIPTLSGEVKIAGKPLRQQRKLVGYVPQRGSVDWDFPTTALDVVVMGRYGQIGMMRRVKKEDKALAYAMLEKVGMAPFANRQISQLSGGQQQRVFLARALAQNAQLYFMDEPFVGVDAATEKAIITLLTHLKQEGKTVIVVHHDLQTVQDYFDWVILLNKCLIAIGPTEEVFTMDRLQHTYGGRLTQLSEMGEMAILQGR from the coding sequence ATGGAATCAAGCAAGGAACCGATCTTGGACGTGCTGGATATGAGCATTGCTTATCATAAACAGCGGGTGGTGGAGGAGGTGAGCTTTCAGATTCCTCCAGGTAAATTGGTAGGTATTATAGGACCCAATGGTGCAGGAAAGTCCACCTTGATTAAAGGAATTTTAGAGTTTATTCCTACGCTTTCAGGTGAGGTGAAGATCGCTGGTAAACCATTGCGTCAGCAACGGAAGCTGGTGGGATATGTCCCGCAACGAGGTTCGGTGGATTGGGATTTTCCTACCACAGCACTAGATGTGGTGGTGATGGGGCGCTACGGTCAGATCGGGATGATGCGCCGTGTCAAGAAGGAAGACAAGGCGCTGGCCTATGCGATGCTAGAGAAAGTTGGGATGGCGCCGTTTGCCAATCGGCAAATCAGTCAGCTATCAGGTGGGCAACAACAACGGGTCTTTTTAGCACGGGCTTTGGCACAGAATGCGCAGCTCTACTTTATGGATGAACCATTTGTCGGCGTGGATGCAGCTACCGAGAAGGCCATTATTACTTTGTTAACTCATTTAAAACAAGAGGGTAAGACGGTGATTGTGGTCCATCATGATCTCCAAACGGTTCAGGATTATTTTGATTGGGTTATACTCTTGAATAAGTGCCTTATTGCCATTGGTCCAACAGAAGAAGTCTTTACGATGGACCGCTTGCAGCATACCTATGGAGGACGTCTTACTCAGCTAAGTGAGATGGGCGAAATGGCCATCTTACAGGGGAGGTGA
- a CDS encoding metal ABC transporter solute-binding protein, Zn/Mn family, which yields MKKSKQAILSLLLIGMLLISVGCSSDSVQQRGENTGDSDGKIIVVTTIGQIADMVEQVGGEYVEVRGLMGPGVDPHLYKASQGDIAKMEAAEIIFYNGLNLEGKMADIFVRMASQKPAIAVSEYLGDEELMEPEAFAGHYDPHIWFDLNLWKRAAERVRDGLIELAPEHRADFEQNAEAYMTQLEELHQYALESIATIPEESRVLVTAHDAFGYFGEAYGMEVVGLQGISTDAEYGVMDVQNLVEMLVERKIKAVFIESSVPPTAIEAVVEGAKVQGHEVKIGGELFSDAMGEAGTPEGTFLGMFRHNVNTIVQALR from the coding sequence TTGAAGAAGAGTAAGCAAGCCATACTATCATTATTATTAATTGGGATGTTGTTGATTAGCGTAGGATGTAGTTCTGACAGTGTTCAGCAAAGAGGGGAAAATACTGGGGACAGCGATGGGAAGATCATCGTTGTGACCACCATTGGGCAGATTGCAGATATGGTAGAACAGGTAGGCGGTGAGTATGTTGAGGTCCGTGGTTTAATGGGACCTGGTGTTGACCCTCATCTTTATAAAGCATCGCAAGGGGATATTGCCAAGATGGAAGCTGCCGAAATCATTTTTTATAACGGGCTTAATTTAGAAGGAAAGATGGCTGATATCTTTGTGCGCATGGCGAGTCAAAAGCCAGCCATCGCTGTTTCAGAATACTTAGGCGATGAGGAATTGATGGAGCCAGAAGCATTTGCTGGTCACTATGATCCCCATATTTGGTTTGATCTTAATCTCTGGAAGAGAGCAGCTGAACGGGTTCGCGATGGACTGATTGAGCTAGCTCCCGAGCATCGAGCAGATTTCGAGCAGAATGCTGAGGCATACATGACACAGCTCGAAGAATTACATCAGTATGCTTTAGAGAGCATTGCCACTATTCCTGAAGAGTCCCGTGTCTTGGTCACCGCCCATGATGCCTTTGGGTATTTTGGCGAAGCATATGGGATGGAAGTAGTGGGTCTGCAGGGGATCAGTACCGATGCTGAGTATGGTGTGATGGATGTTCAGAATCTTGTAGAGATGTTAGTGGAACGGAAGATTAAAGCGGTCTTCATCGAGTCGAGTGTCCCACCAACCGCCATTGAAGCAGTAGTTGAAGGAGCCAAGGTACAAGGACATGAGGTGAAAATTGGAGGCGAGCTTTTCTCCGATGCCATGGGGGAAGCAGGTACACCAGAAGGCACCTTCCTCGGGATGTTCCGTCATAATGTGAATACTATTGTTCAGGCATTACGTTAG
- a CDS encoding RNA-guided endonuclease TnpB family protein, with translation MSQTITVKVKLLPTKEQTSILTAMGKEYISTMNTLVSEMVAEKKSTKKTTKDVPAHLPSAVKNQAIQDAKSVFQKVKKSKYTMIPILKKPVCVWNNQNYSLDSSYINLPLMMDGKAKKVPIRALLVDKHNRTFDLLKHQLGTLRITKKSNKWIAQISVTIPRSEETGTKTMGVDLGLKVPAVAVTEDEKVRFFGNGRQNKYVRRMFKSKRKKLGKLKKLNAIRNLDDKEQRYMKDQDHKVSRAIINFAKENKISVIRLEQLANIRQTARTSRKNEKNLHNWSFYRLSQFIEYKANLAGIKVEYVNPAYTSQTCPKCSAKNKAQDRKYTCECGFQKHRDLVGAMNIRYAPVIDGHSQSA, from the coding sequence ATGTCACAAACAATCACAGTGAAAGTCAAATTGCTTCCAACAAAAGAACAAACCTCTATCTTAACCGCTATGGGCAAAGAATATATCTCTACAATGAACACACTTGTTTCTGAAATGGTCGCTGAAAAGAAAAGCACGAAAAAGACGACAAAAGATGTCCCTGCACATCTTCCAAGTGCAGTGAAAAACCAAGCAATTCAAGATGCAAAAAGCGTGTTTCAAAAAGTGAAGAAAAGTAAATACACGATGATTCCTATCCTCAAGAAACCTGTTTGCGTATGGAATAACCAAAACTATTCATTGGACTCCTCTTATATCAATCTACCTTTGATGATGGATGGAAAAGCAAAGAAAGTGCCTATTCGTGCATTGTTGGTGGATAAACATAACCGTACTTTCGATTTGTTGAAGCACCAATTAGGTACACTTCGTATCACAAAAAAATCAAACAAATGGATTGCACAAATTTCCGTCACCATTCCTAGAAGTGAAGAAACAGGAACAAAGACAATGGGCGTAGATTTAGGTTTGAAAGTCCCTGCGGTTGCGGTAACAGAGGATGAAAAGGTCCGTTTCTTTGGGAATGGCAGACAGAACAAGTATGTCCGACGTATGTTCAAATCCAAACGCAAGAAATTAGGGAAACTAAAGAAATTAAACGCCATTCGCAATCTCGATGATAAAGAACAACGATATATGAAAGACCAAGACCACAAGGTTAGCCGTGCAATCATCAATTTTGCTAAAGAAAATAAGATTTCTGTCATTCGCTTAGAACAATTAGCGAACATCCGACAGACGGCAAGAACAAGCCGTAAAAACGAAAAGAATTTGCACAACTGGTCATTCTATCGCTTGTCTCAATTTATTGAATACAAAGCGAATTTAGCGGGTATTAAAGTGGAGTATGTGAATCCTGCCTACACAAGTCAAACATGTCCAAAGTGTTCCGCTAAAAATAAGGCACAGGACCGGAAATATACATGCGAATGTGGCTTCCAGAAACATAGGGATTTAGTCGGTGCGATGAATATTCGATACGCACCTGTGATTGATGGTCATAGTCAATCAGCCTAA